A single Saccharomyces paradoxus chromosome II, complete sequence DNA region contains:
- the AAC3 gene encoding ADP/ATP carrier protein AAC3 (Mitochondrial inner membrane ADP/ATP translocator~similar to YBR085W), with translation MSSNDKQQETNFAINFLMGGVSAAIAKTAASPIERVKILIQNQDEMIKQGTLEKKYSGIVDCFKRTAKQEGLISFWRGNTANVIRYFPTQALNFAFKDKIKLMFGFKKEEGYGKWFAGNLASGGAAGALSLLFVYSLDFARTRLAADAKSSKKGSARQFNGLIDVYKKTLKSDGIAGLYRGFMPSVVGIVVYRGLYFGMFDSLKPLVLTGSLDGSFLASFLLGWAVTTGASTCSYPLDTVRRRMMMTSGQAVKYNGATDCLKKIVAAEGVGSLFKGCGANILRSVAGAGVISMYDQLQMILFGKKFK, from the coding sequence ATGAGCAGCAACGATAAGCAGCAAGAAACAAACTTTGCTATTAATTTCTTAATGGGTGGTGTGAGTGCGGCAATCGCTAAGACCGCCGCCTCACCCATCGAGAGAGTCAAAATCTTGATTCAAAATCAAGACGAAATGATCAAGCAAGGAActttagaaaagaagtatTCCGGTATTGTGGATTGCTTCAAGAGAACTGCAAAGCAAGAGGGGCTAATATCCTTTTGGAGGGGAAATACTGCCAATGTTATTCGTTACTTTCCTACTCAAGCTTTGAACTTTGCCTTTAAAGATAAAATCAAGTTAATGTTTGGTTTCAAAAAGGAGGAAGGTTATGGCAAATGGTTTGCAGGTAATCTGGCCTCTGGTGGTGCTGCTGGTGCTCTTTCGCTACTATTTGTTTATTCTTTAGATTTTGCCAGAACAAGATTGGCTGCCGATGCCAAATCCTCCAAAAAGGGCAGCGCCCGTCAATTTAATGGGTTGATTGATGTTTATAAAAAGACCTTAAAATCTGATGGTATTGCAGGGCTATACAGAGGATTCATGCCATCAGTAGTGGGTATCGTGGTTTATAGAGGGTTGTATTTCGGTATGTTTGATTCTCTCAAGCCACTGGTGCTAACTGGTTCATTAGATGGTTCATTCTTGgcttcatttttattgggCTGGGCAGTTACTACAGGTGCCTCAACATGTTCTTACCCATTGGACACGGTGAGAAGaaggatgatgatgacTTCGGGTCAAGCTGTGAAATATAATGGTGCCACAGATTGTCTTAAGAAGATTGTGGCAGCTGAAGGTGTGGGGTCATTATTCAAAGGCTGTGGGGCAAATATCTTGAGAAGTGTTGCCGGGGCAGGTGTTATTTCCATGTATGATCAATTGCAAATGATATTGTTCggtaaaaaattcaaatga